From Planctomycetota bacterium, a single genomic window includes:
- a CDS encoding HEAT repeat domain-containing protein, with protein MTGPEGQPAKPNPIGQSALRERAIEAVETLAKSTDAQTRANAVEAASYVPARLSDVIARGLRDASPGVRSVAAMAVGRTAMKDLAPQVTPLMADPSPTVRASAIFALAKCGVDVDRSPLARFLLEDPSAWVRRHTAFVLGELGDPSAIPLLRAGAAGSSLTPDQEKALHLQIAEAMVKLGDADALQVLRAALYPSRPEELEGTALAVQIIGQVRDRESIDPLIQLVEFKDRAGQQYPAEVRLGIAAALAGMGLPRGGYVADEYVASENPVLRAQAAFVYGEIADRASWGRLDELMNDADPRVRVAAAASVLRSARR; from the coding sequence GTGACCGGCCCTGAAGGGCAGCCGGCGAAGCCGAATCCGATCGGGCAGTCTGCGCTGCGCGAGCGCGCCATCGAAGCGGTCGAGACGCTCGCCAAGAGCACCGACGCGCAGACGCGCGCGAACGCGGTCGAGGCGGCGTCGTACGTGCCGGCACGCCTGTCGGACGTGATCGCTCGGGGGCTGCGAGACGCATCGCCCGGGGTGCGGTCCGTGGCGGCCATGGCCGTCGGTCGCACGGCGATGAAGGATCTCGCGCCGCAGGTCACGCCATTGATGGCCGACCCGAGCCCGACGGTGCGGGCGTCGGCGATCTTCGCCCTGGCGAAGTGCGGCGTGGACGTCGACCGCTCGCCGCTCGCGCGGTTCCTGCTCGAGGACCCGTCGGCGTGGGTTCGGCGGCACACGGCGTTCGTGCTGGGCGAACTGGGGGATCCGAGCGCGATCCCGCTGCTGCGGGCGGGTGCGGCGGGGTCGTCGCTGACGCCCGACCAGGAAAAGGCGCTGCACCTGCAGATCGCCGAGGCGATGGTGAAGCTGGGGGATGCCGATGCGCTGCAGGTGTTGCGGGCGGCGCTGTACCCGTCGCGCCCGGAGGAACTGGAGGGGACCGCGCTGGCGGTGCAGATCATCGGGCAGGTGCGGGATCGCGAGTCGATCGACCCGCTGATCCAACTGGTGGAGTTCAAGGACCGCGCCGGGCAGCAGTACCCCGCGGAGGTGCGTCTGGGCATCGCGGCGGCGCTGGCGGGCATGGGCCTGCCGCGGGGTGGGTACGTGGCGGATGAGTACGTGGCGAGCGAGAACCCGGTGCTGCGTGCGCAGGCGGCGTTCGTCTACGGGGAGATCGCCGACCGGGCGAGTTGGGGCAGGCTCGACGAACTGATGAACGACGCGGATCCGCGGGTGCGGGTGGCGGCGGCGGCGAGCGTGCTGCGGTCGGCGAGGCGGTGA
- the lnt gene encoding apolipoprotein N-acyltransferase — MKASGANLGREGLGRASLGRWARSAGVPLLCGLGYGAAMVGASAPLSWWGLSLVAILPLAWCACRPGARPVRDGLLAAVGATPYWFITQAWVREISEFGYYPMAALLSLLVGLFVVLLSWEKRVLPRVPCVVAGPLLWTGLEYVRGEIIVGGYAWGFVVHPLVDAPLVPEIASVGGVYLVSLLVAAMAGFVVDLIHVRADARKRFVREVAFVGGPLGVCTAGLAAIFAYAPQADRSVRVAAVQTNVRQSIKMDWTIGEEARDMARFAALTREAAAHGAELIAWPETMMPGITLEPEALREMRRAGLAFRDEETGTDVEAWGFAYAALELSREVGVPLLIGEEARVGFRVGEGATGRVEMTQAKRFNSVYLLEGGEISATRYDKIHLTPFGEVMPVVHRWPGLQQAVLDFGARGMRFDLDAGRERTVFTVPVRDGNVRVVTPICFEVSDARLCLQMVSLEGSSRDADLIVNVTNDGWFGASKAARAQHLDLARWRCAELRTPMLRAANTGVSALIDARGQIVRPAVDTRASPFDSEGIVVGTLEVGPGDSLYAIVGNLTGLATFGGAAALMVVVVVRARRAKRTAKAVAR, encoded by the coding sequence ATGAAGGCATCGGGCGCCAATCTCGGGCGGGAAGGTCTCGGGCGGGCCAGTCTCGGGCGGTGGGCTCGGTCGGCGGGCGTGCCCCTGCTGTGCGGGCTGGGGTACGGCGCGGCGATGGTGGGGGCGTCGGCGCCGCTGTCGTGGTGGGGCCTGTCGCTTGTCGCGATCCTGCCGCTGGCGTGGTGCGCGTGCAGGCCCGGGGCCCGGCCGGTGCGCGACGGGCTGCTGGCGGCGGTGGGGGCGACGCCCTACTGGTTCATCACGCAGGCGTGGGTGCGCGAGATCTCGGAGTTCGGGTATTACCCGATGGCCGCCCTGCTGTCGCTGCTGGTTGGGCTGTTCGTCGTGCTGCTGTCGTGGGAGAAGCGGGTGCTGCCGCGGGTGCCGTGCGTCGTGGCGGGGCCCTTGCTGTGGACGGGGCTGGAGTACGTGCGGGGCGAGATCATCGTCGGCGGGTACGCGTGGGGGTTTGTGGTGCACCCGTTGGTCGATGCGCCGCTGGTGCCGGAGATCGCGTCGGTGGGGGGCGTGTACCTGGTGTCGCTGCTGGTGGCGGCGATGGCGGGGTTCGTGGTGGACCTTATTCATGTGCGAGCGGATGCGCGGAAGCGGTTCGTTCGTGAAGTCGCATTTGTCGGCGGGCCGCTCGGCGTGTGCACTGCGGGTCTTGCCGCGATCTTCGCTTACGCACCACAGGCAGATCGATCGGTGCGGGTGGCGGCGGTGCAGACCAACGTTCGCCAGTCGATCAAGATGGACTGGACGATCGGCGAGGAAGCGCGGGACATGGCGCGGTTCGCGGCGTTGACGCGCGAGGCCGCGGCGCACGGGGCGGAGTTGATCGCGTGGCCCGAGACGATGATGCCGGGGATCACGCTCGAGCCCGAGGCGCTGCGCGAGATGCGCCGGGCGGGGCTGGCGTTCCGCGACGAGGAGACGGGGACGGACGTGGAGGCGTGGGGGTTCGCGTATGCGGCGTTGGAACTGAGCCGCGAGGTGGGCGTGCCGCTGCTCATCGGCGAAGAGGCCCGGGTTGGGTTCCGGGTGGGCGAGGGCGCGACGGGGCGCGTCGAGATGACGCAGGCGAAGCGGTTCAACAGCGTGTACCTGCTGGAGGGTGGCGAGATCAGCGCGACGCGGTACGACAAGATCCACCTGACGCCGTTCGGCGAGGTGATGCCGGTGGTGCACCGCTGGCCGGGACTGCAGCAGGCGGTGCTGGATTTCGGCGCGCGGGGAATGCGGTTTGATCTCGACGCGGGGCGAGAGCGGACGGTGTTCACGGTGCCGGTGCGCGACGGGAACGTGCGGGTGGTGACGCCGATCTGCTTCGAGGTCTCGGACGCGCGGCTGTGCTTGCAGATGGTGAGCTTAGAGGGATCGTCTCGCGACGCGGACCTCATCGTGAACGTGACGAACGACGGCTGGTTCGGAGCGAGCAAGGCGGCGCGGGCGCAGCACTTGGACCTCGCCCGCTGGCGGTGCGCCGAACTGCGCACCCCGATGCTGCGCGCGGCGAACACGGGAGTCTCAGCGCTCATCGACGCCCGCGGGCAGATCGTGCGCCCGGCGGTCGATACGCGGGCGTCGCCCTTTGATTCCGAAGGCATCGTGGTGGGCACGCTGGAGGTCGGGCCCGGCGACAGCCTGTACGCCATCGTGGGCAACCTGACGGGGCTTGCGACGTTCGGCGGCGCGGCGGCGCTCATGGTCGTGGTGGTGGTGCGGGCCCGACGCGCGAAGCGAACCGCGAAGGCGGTCGCGCGGTAG
- a CDS encoding pyridoxal phosphate-dependent aminotransferase: MPTSLDISRRVKSLKPSVTVAFMNRAKTMQRQGLDVLSFAAGEPDFDTPDVIKDAAIAALRAGQTKYMPTLGDPESRAAIAEKFTRENAIPHCTADHVAIGAGGKHQLFVALHCLLDEPRPGDAPQDVLLPVPAWVSYAPIAELAGGRVVEIPTTPATDFLASPEQIKAAITPNARVLILNSPSNPCGTMYPPDHLRAIARVVADAARTIAPNLVVLSDEIYEKIAYAGVPHFSIGSVPDIAERTVTLNGLSKAYAMTGWRIGYTGTSGDFGKRLIQAMATLQGQISTNNTSFTYPAIPVALRRCEADAARMRDAFAARAALINRRLSALPGIRTTPATGAFYAFPDVSAHFGKASKAGRPIRCAMDMAEALLEESLLAFVPGEDFGGCGKNHLRISFACSEQQIEQGMNRFAEFLGALRSG; this comes from the coding sequence ATGCCCACATCGCTCGACATCTCTCGCCGCGTCAAGTCGCTGAAGCCCTCGGTCACGGTCGCGTTCATGAACCGTGCAAAGACCATGCAGCGCCAGGGGCTCGACGTGCTGTCGTTCGCCGCCGGCGAGCCCGACTTCGACACGCCCGACGTGATCAAGGACGCCGCCATCGCCGCCCTGCGCGCCGGGCAGACCAAGTACATGCCGACGCTGGGCGACCCCGAAAGCCGCGCCGCGATCGCCGAAAAGTTCACGCGTGAGAACGCGATCCCCCACTGCACGGCTGACCACGTCGCGATCGGCGCCGGGGGCAAGCACCAGCTCTTCGTTGCGCTGCACTGCCTGCTCGACGAGCCCCGCCCGGGCGACGCCCCGCAGGACGTCCTGCTGCCCGTGCCCGCGTGGGTGAGCTACGCGCCCATCGCCGAACTCGCCGGCGGGCGCGTCGTCGAGATCCCCACCACGCCCGCGACCGACTTCCTCGCCTCGCCCGAGCAGATCAAGGCCGCCATCACGCCCAACGCCCGCGTCCTCATCCTCAACTCGCCCAGCAACCCGTGCGGCACGATGTACCCGCCCGACCACCTCCGCGCCATCGCGCGTGTCGTCGCCGACGCCGCCCGCACCATCGCCCCCAACCTCGTCGTGCTCAGCGACGAGATCTACGAGAAAATCGCGTACGCCGGCGTCCCGCACTTCTCCATCGGCAGCGTCCCCGACATCGCCGAGCGCACCGTCACGCTCAACGGGCTCTCCAAGGCGTACGCCATGACCGGCTGGCGCATCGGCTACACCGGCACGTCGGGCGACTTCGGCAAGCGCCTCATCCAGGCCATGGCGACCCTGCAGGGCCAGATCTCCACCAACAACACCAGTTTCACGTACCCCGCCATCCCCGTGGCCCTCCGCCGCTGCGAGGCCGACGCCGCCCGCATGCGCGACGCCTTCGCCGCACGCGCCGCCCTCATCAACCGGCGCCTCTCGGCGCTCCCGGGCATCCGCACCACGCCCGCCACCGGCGCGTTCTACGCCTTCCCCGATGTCTCCGCCCACTTCGGCAAGGCCTCCAAGGCGGGCCGCCCCATCCGCTGCGCGATGGACATGGCCGAGGCGCTGCTCGAAGAATCGCTCCTCGCGTTCGTCCCGGGCGAGGACTTCGGCGGCTGCGGCAAGAACCACCTCCGAATCTCCTTCGCCTGCTCCGAACAGCAGATCGAACAGGGCATGAACCGCTTCGCCGAGTTCCTCGGCGCCTTGCGATCGGGCTGA
- a CDS encoding sulfite exporter TauE/SafE family protein, translated as MAYLLVCSVALVASSLTFFSGFGLGTLLLPAFAFFFPVEAAVAATAAVHLANNLFKLAIVGRHADRRVLLRFALPAILAAFGGALLLTTLADTPPLASWRIDARTFDISAVKLAVASVMLAFAVVELAPSFDRLAFPPRLLPLGGAVSGFFGGLSGHQGALRSAFLIRCGLSKQAFIGTGVASACLVDVARLAVYASDPAGGHARAIVHADRWPLVVAACVAAFAGSLLGARLLHKVTIRALRVTVGVMLGVIALLLGAGII; from the coding sequence GTGGCCTACCTCCTCGTCTGCTCGGTCGCGCTCGTCGCCTCCTCGCTCACGTTCTTCAGCGGGTTCGGGCTCGGCACGCTCCTGCTCCCCGCGTTCGCGTTCTTTTTTCCCGTCGAGGCCGCCGTCGCCGCCACCGCCGCCGTCCACCTCGCCAACAACCTCTTCAAGCTCGCCATCGTCGGCAGGCACGCCGACCGGCGCGTGCTGCTGCGATTCGCCCTCCCCGCCATCCTCGCGGCGTTCGGCGGCGCGCTCCTCCTCACCACCCTCGCTGATACCCCCCCGCTCGCGTCGTGGCGCATCGACGCACGCACGTTCGACATCTCCGCGGTCAAGCTCGCCGTCGCCTCCGTCATGCTCGCCTTCGCCGTCGTCGAGCTCGCCCCGTCCTTCGACCGCCTCGCCTTCCCGCCCCGACTCCTCCCGCTCGGCGGCGCCGTCTCGGGGTTCTTCGGCGGGCTCTCCGGGCACCAGGGCGCGCTGCGCTCGGCCTTCCTCATCCGCTGCGGGCTTTCCAAGCAGGCCTTCATCGGCACCGGCGTCGCCAGCGCCTGCCTCGTCGACGTCGCCCGCCTCGCGGTCTACGCCTCGGACCCCGCCGGCGGGCACGCGCGGGCCATCGTGCACGCAGATCGCTGGCCGCTCGTCGTCGCGGCGTGCGTCGCCGCCTTTGCCGGCTCGCTGCTGGGCGCCCGCCTGCTGCACAAGGTGACCATCCGCGCGCTGCGCGTCACCGTCGGCGTCATGCTCGGCGTGATCGCCCTGCTGCTGGGCGCCGGCATCATCTGA
- a CDS encoding tryptophan 2,3-dioxygenase family protein, with the protein MSEPRVPHERSTGGADSGLLTDLHGKLDYGTYLNLEQVLSAQRPLSTPEHHDELLFIIQHQTTELWFKLMIHELRSALGLIRADRLDSTFKILARVKHIQSQLLNQWSVLATLTPSEYVQFRHVLGPASGVQSYQNRIIEFIFGRKDARMMAVFQHAPAVYAQVKAALEAPSLYDEFLRYLSRRGMDVPREVVERDVTTPHAAHAGVVEVFRRIYERPEQAWDAYEMAEKLVDIDEAHAMWRYRHLKVVERVIGSKRGTGGTAGVGYLRQMIDDRLFPELWDVRTELKEAGR; encoded by the coding sequence ATGAGCGAACCACGCGTGCCGCATGAGCGTTCGACGGGCGGGGCGGACAGCGGGCTGCTGACGGACCTGCACGGGAAGCTGGACTACGGGACGTACCTGAACCTCGAGCAGGTGCTGAGCGCGCAGCGCCCGCTGTCGACGCCCGAGCACCACGACGAGCTGCTGTTCATCATCCAGCACCAGACCACGGAGCTGTGGTTCAAGCTGATGATCCACGAGCTGCGGAGCGCGCTGGGGCTGATCCGCGCCGACCGGCTGGACTCGACGTTCAAGATCCTGGCGCGGGTGAAGCACATCCAGAGCCAGTTGCTGAACCAGTGGAGCGTGCTGGCGACGCTGACGCCCAGCGAGTACGTGCAGTTCCGCCACGTGCTGGGCCCGGCGAGCGGCGTGCAGAGCTATCAGAACCGGATCATCGAGTTCATCTTCGGGCGCAAGGACGCCCGGATGATGGCGGTGTTCCAGCACGCGCCGGCGGTGTACGCGCAGGTGAAGGCGGCGCTGGAGGCGCCGAGCCTGTACGACGAGTTCCTGCGGTACCTGTCGCGCCGGGGGATGGACGTGCCGCGCGAGGTGGTGGAGCGGGATGTCACGACGCCCCACGCGGCGCACGCGGGCGTGGTGGAGGTGTTCCGCCGGATCTACGAGCGGCCCGAGCAGGCGTGGGACGCGTACGAGATGGCCGAGAAGCTGGTGGACATCGACGAGGCGCACGCGATGTGGCGGTACCGGCACCTGAAGGTCGTGGAGCGCGTGATCGGGAGCAAGCGAGGGACCGGCGGGACGGCGGGGGTCGGGTACCTGCGCCAGATGATCGATGATCGGCTGTTCCCGGAGTTGTGGGACGTGCGGACGGAGCTGAAGGAAGCCGGGCGGTAG
- a CDS encoding sugar phosphate isomerase/epimerase family protein, translated as MKPAFSTVALPAWTLPRIAERADAWGFLGVEFRTFGHGSSAIAGDPALTSPAKVRSLFAKSGVRFVSLATSIRYDEPITPPLLGQLFDTERSVRETTGAVDLAVQLECPLVRVFAFEVIGNESRTNALGRITRRLAKAIDHCDKSGVRLVLENGGSFNRAADLAEIIDLVDSPLLGVAYNLAVGVRAGDVPADAVNVLGDRLLTVKVRDFKDGVPCALGEGDLDCRRHVADLARAGYTGWLVHEYDGAWFPGSPDADAVLARSARTLFEWASPASRPATSAR; from the coding sequence ATGAAGCCAGCCTTCAGCACCGTCGCCCTCCCCGCCTGGACGCTCCCGCGCATCGCCGAGCGCGCCGACGCCTGGGGGTTCCTTGGCGTTGAGTTCCGCACCTTCGGGCACGGCTCCTCCGCCATCGCCGGCGACCCCGCCCTCACCTCGCCCGCCAAGGTCCGGTCGCTCTTCGCCAAGAGCGGCGTGCGCTTCGTCTCCCTCGCCACCTCCATCCGCTACGACGAGCCCATCACGCCCCCGCTGCTCGGGCAGCTCTTCGACACCGAACGCTCCGTCCGCGAGACCACCGGCGCGGTCGACCTCGCCGTCCAACTCGAGTGCCCCCTCGTCCGCGTCTTCGCCTTCGAGGTCATCGGCAACGAGTCTCGCACCAACGCCCTCGGGCGCATCACCCGACGACTCGCCAAGGCCATCGACCACTGCGACAAGAGCGGCGTGCGCCTCGTGCTCGAGAACGGCGGCTCGTTCAACCGCGCCGCCGACCTCGCCGAGATCATCGACCTCGTCGACAGCCCGCTCCTCGGCGTCGCGTACAACCTCGCCGTCGGCGTCCGCGCGGGCGATGTTCCCGCCGACGCCGTCAACGTCCTGGGCGACCGCCTCCTCACCGTCAAGGTGCGCGACTTCAAGGACGGCGTGCCCTGCGCCCTAGGCGAGGGCGACCTCGACTGCCGTCGCCACGTCGCCGACCTGGCCCGCGCCGGGTACACCGGCTGGCTCGTGCACGAGTACGACGGCGCCTGGTTCCCCGGCTCGCCCGATGCCGACGCCGTCCTCGCACGATCGGCCCGCACGCTCTTCGAGTGGGCGTCCCCCGCATCGCGCCCGGCGACGTCGGCGCGGTAA
- a CDS encoding TetR/AcrR family transcriptional regulator has product MGRLPADKRREQLLDCAADLFANRGYARATTAQLAKAAGVTEPIIYRHFKSKRDLYVALIERTAKQTLKHWQQRLSDATDPAERLRRVLAENPMVSEEGRAPYRVLLQAITEVDDPEIRKAVTNHFQNLHGFLAKELKRAQEDRKSLKAFSPELIAWTLIHVGLGYGVLEALGVEGQGTDPRGGHVQGLIERLVVGKQAE; this is encoded by the coding sequence ATGGGACGGTTGCCGGCGGACAAACGACGCGAGCAGTTGCTCGACTGCGCGGCGGACCTGTTCGCGAACCGTGGGTACGCGCGCGCGACGACGGCGCAGCTGGCGAAGGCCGCGGGCGTGACCGAGCCGATCATCTACCGCCATTTCAAGAGCAAGCGCGACCTGTACGTGGCGCTGATCGAACGGACGGCGAAGCAGACGCTGAAGCACTGGCAGCAGCGGCTGAGCGATGCGACCGACCCGGCGGAGCGGCTGCGCCGGGTGCTGGCCGAGAACCCGATGGTGAGCGAGGAAGGGCGCGCGCCGTACCGGGTGCTGCTGCAGGCGATCACCGAGGTGGACGACCCCGAGATCCGCAAGGCGGTGACGAATCACTTTCAAAACCTGCACGGATTTCTCGCGAAGGAACTGAAGCGGGCGCAGGAGGATCGCAAGAGCCTCAAGGCGTTCTCGCCCGAGCTCATCGCGTGGACGCTCATCCACGTGGGGCTGGGCTACGGCGTGCTCGAGGCCCTGGGTGTCGAAGGCCAGGGCACCGACCCCCGCGGCGGGCACGTGCAGGGCCTGATCGAGCGGCTCGTGGTGGGGAAGCAGGCGGAGTGA
- the yidD gene encoding membrane protein insertion efficiency factor YidD, giving the protein MTARGWMIAPFVAGIRLYQWTLGWLFGGQCRFYPSCSNYALEAYRVHGVARGTWLTARRIGRCHPLGGHGYDPVPVPERDGGASRRVGADIRRDP; this is encoded by the coding sequence GTGACGGCGCGCGGGTGGATGATCGCGCCGTTCGTCGCGGGCATCCGGCTGTACCAGTGGACGCTCGGATGGCTGTTCGGCGGGCAATGCCGCTTCTATCCCTCGTGCTCGAACTACGCGCTCGAGGCGTACCGCGTGCACGGCGTGGCGCGGGGCACGTGGCTGACGGCGCGCCGGATCGGTCGGTGTCATCCGCTGGGCGGGCATGGGTATGACCCGGTGCCGGTGCCGGAGCGTGACGGCGGAGCCTCGCGGCGAGTCGGGGCGGACATTCGGCGCGATCCGTAA
- the rnpA gene encoding ribonuclease P protein component, with product MTRAMDVQAGAGENFRLTPRMRLRHARQYQRVYDGKARASRGPITAAAAPNGLTFWRLGIAVGRGVGNAVERHRVKRMLREAFRLGQHDLPRRADGGGYDVVLGARAHKAMELRAYIDAVLELARGLDRQWARREAKANAPGAGDGT from the coding sequence GTGACGCGCGCCATGGATGTGCAGGCGGGTGCGGGGGAGAACTTCCGGCTGACGCCGCGGATGCGGCTGCGCCACGCGCGCCAATACCAACGCGTGTACGACGGCAAGGCCCGGGCGTCGCGCGGGCCCATCACGGCGGCCGCGGCGCCGAACGGGCTGACGTTCTGGCGGCTGGGCATCGCGGTGGGGCGGGGCGTGGGCAACGCCGTGGAGCGCCACCGCGTGAAGCGGATGCTGCGCGAGGCGTTTCGGCTCGGGCAGCACGACCTGCCGCGGCGTGCGGACGGCGGCGGGTACGACGTGGTGCTGGGCGCGCGGGCGCACAAGGCGATGGAGTTGCGGGCGTACATCGACGCGGTGCTCGAGTTGGCGCGCGGGCTAGATCGGCAGTGGGCGCGACGCGAGGCGAAGGCGAACGCGCCGGGCGCGGGAGACGGCACGTGA
- a CDS encoding lamin tail domain-containing protein produces MKKTVMGLLALVCCAGSASAQVLISQVYGGGGNTGAPFNQDFVELRNTASVPVTVPAGGWSLQYASAGGNWASSSATLLVIPAGTVIPANGFFLIGGATGTAGSPLPTTPDLNPSSAGSFNMSGTAGKVALVSIATSLNVNDCTRPEIINFVTWGNPGSVPSCNDGSYALLPSGTGATTSIVRLSAERCQETGSDAADFTTAGVGSVPIYNSQSPGIACPTCIDCNGNQVCDNVEIDAAGGSGGVGGTLDCNSDGLIDSCQIAGNPALDCDVNGTLDACQIAANPALDCDSSGTLDSCQIASTPYLDSCNSNGLLDSCETPGAGQDCNANNVLDCYEIKTGIATDADFNGTIDQCEGGFALETIENATVQPTGIRGGGNGNNFWNIEGSGLGNFASYGAVRFDLAPLFAQLDAAFPGGWTVNRVYFYLQQANAAFTFSSLNDSMQLYYTDLDALDITVQSSVNPARLYANFETDWTDRDLVTNYTFTQDIGTGPDGIGSGKIESYLMFNSTAMNNSAMLAVGAEANQGDTTLTLLVNTNDAIAAATYAGRTNNTWRGPSLVVFAESTGAPCDPDFNQDGNSDQDDIACLAQVVAGDPTCSSVDPDFNRDGNVDQDDIAALEQVVAGAPCP; encoded by the coding sequence ATGAAGAAGACGGTCATGGGTCTGCTCGCACTCGTCTGTTGCGCCGGCTCCGCCAGCGCGCAGGTGCTGATCAGCCAGGTCTACGGCGGCGGCGGCAACACAGGCGCCCCGTTCAACCAGGACTTCGTCGAACTGCGCAACACCGCGTCGGTTCCGGTCACCGTCCCCGCCGGCGGCTGGTCGCTCCAGTACGCCTCGGCCGGCGGCAACTGGGCCAGCAGCTCGGCCACGCTGCTCGTCATCCCCGCGGGCACCGTGATCCCCGCCAACGGCTTCTTCCTCATCGGTGGCGCCACGGGCACCGCCGGCTCGCCCCTGCCCACCACGCCCGATCTCAATCCCTCCTCCGCCGGCAGCTTCAACATGAGCGGCACGGCCGGCAAGGTCGCCCTGGTCTCGATCGCCACCTCGCTGAACGTGAACGACTGCACCCGCCCCGAGATCATCAACTTCGTCACCTGGGGCAACCCCGGCAGCGTGCCCTCCTGCAACGACGGCTCGTACGCCCTGCTCCCTTCCGGCACCGGCGCCACGACCTCCATCGTCCGCCTCTCCGCGGAGCGCTGCCAGGAGACCGGCAGCGACGCCGCCGACTTCACGACCGCGGGCGTCGGCTCGGTCCCGATCTACAACTCGCAGTCTCCGGGCATCGCCTGCCCGACCTGCATCGACTGCAACGGCAACCAGGTCTGCGACAACGTCGAGATCGACGCCGCGGGCGGCTCCGGCGGCGTGGGCGGCACCCTCGACTGCAACTCGGACGGTCTGATCGACTCCTGCCAGATCGCCGGGAACCCCGCCCTCGACTGCGACGTCAATGGCACGCTCGACGCCTGCCAGATCGCCGCCAATCCCGCGCTCGACTGCGACAGCAGCGGCACGCTCGACTCCTGCCAGATCGCCAGCACCCCCTACCTCGATTCCTGCAACAGCAACGGGCTGCTCGACTCCTGCGAGACCCCCGGCGCCGGCCAGGACTGCAACGCCAACAACGTCCTCGACTGCTATGAAATCAAGACCGGCATCGCCACCGACGCCGACTTCAACGGCACGATCGATCAGTGCGAGGGCGGCTTCGCCCTCGAGACCATCGAGAACGCCACCGTGCAGCCCACCGGCATCCGCGGCGGAGGCAACGGCAACAACTTCTGGAACATCGAGGGCTCGGGCCTGGGCAACTTCGCCTCGTACGGCGCCGTTCGCTTCGACCTCGCCCCGCTCTTCGCGCAGCTCGACGCCGCCTTCCCGGGCGGCTGGACCGTCAACCGCGTGTACTTCTACCTCCAGCAGGCCAACGCCGCCTTCACGTTCTCCAGCCTGAACGACTCGATGCAGCTCTACTACACCGACCTCGACGCGCTCGACATCACGGTGCAGAGCTCCGTCAACCCCGCCCGCCTGTACGCCAACTTCGAGACCGACTGGACCGACCGTGACCTCGTCACGAACTACACCTTCACCCAGGACATCGGCACCGGCCCGGACGGCATCGGCTCGGGCAAGATCGAGTCGTACCTCATGTTCAACAGCACCGCCATGAACAACAGCGCCATGCTCGCGGTCGGCGCCGAGGCCAACCAGGGCGACACCACCCTGACCCTCCTGGTCAACACCAACGACGCCATCGCCGCCGCCACCTACGCCGGCCGCACCAACAACACCTGGCGCGGGCCCTCGCTCGTCGTCTTCGCCGAGTCGACCGGCGCGCCCTGCGACCCCGACTTCAACCAGGACGGCAACTCCGACCAGGACGACATCGCCTGCCTCGCGCAGGTCGTCGCGGGTGATCCCACCTGCTCCTCGGTCGACCCCGACTTCAACCGCGACGGCAACGTCGATCAGGACGACATCGCGGCCCTCGAGCAGGTCGTCGCCGGCGCGCCCTGCCCGTAA